One Paenibacillus riograndensis SBR5 DNA segment encodes these proteins:
- a CDS encoding DUF4003 family protein, with protein MKEPSYTARLELFAQNAQKVKQDFAWKNAQVNRLAALLYTAENKIADSEAIRASFELIKEHTGSFSSFRSTSAIGLAALLSLSANQEKQLVDTLAVYELLKDAKFRGSDHLVIAAYQIAVNTAPDQYLQTVERAKAFYEGMKARHPFLTGRDDYIFAALLGLSGIPVESGLLRMEELYAALKPEFLSGNSVQALTQVLVLRDNASETASQVLALRDAFRARGLRLDKEYTLSSLGVLSLLPCVHEDIVNGVSETYEFLRTQKGFGNWSITKQELLLLSAALVAFNYVDKAKSGVVTTMLSTNITNIVIAQQASIAAAAAASAAAASSSS; from the coding sequence ATGAAAGAGCCATCCTACACAGCCAGACTTGAATTGTTTGCGCAAAATGCACAGAAGGTCAAACAAGATTTTGCCTGGAAAAATGCGCAGGTCAACCGCCTGGCGGCACTGCTGTATACTGCCGAGAACAAGATAGCCGACAGTGAGGCGATCCGCGCCAGCTTTGAACTGATTAAGGAGCATACCGGAAGCTTTTCTTCCTTCCGGAGCACTTCCGCAATTGGCCTTGCTGCCCTGCTCTCCCTGTCTGCTAATCAAGAGAAGCAGCTTGTGGACACATTGGCTGTCTATGAGCTGCTTAAGGACGCCAAGTTCAGAGGATCAGATCATCTCGTGATTGCCGCCTATCAGATTGCTGTGAATACAGCACCGGATCAATACCTGCAGACGGTAGAACGGGCAAAAGCATTCTATGAGGGCATGAAAGCCAGACATCCTTTCCTTACGGGACGGGACGACTATATTTTTGCTGCCCTGCTCGGCCTTTCCGGTATTCCTGTTGAGAGCGGACTTCTGCGCATGGAGGAGCTCTATGCTGCGCTGAAACCTGAGTTTCTGTCCGGAAACAGTGTGCAGGCGCTGACGCAGGTGCTGGTGCTTAGGGATAATGCTTCCGAAACGGCGTCCCAGGTCCTTGCACTCCGGGATGCCTTCCGGGCAAGAGGGCTTCGGCTGGATAAAGAGTATACCTTATCCTCTCTGGGCGTATTATCGCTGCTGCCTTGCGTTCATGAGGACATTGTGAACGGTGTGTCGGAAACTTATGAATTTCTGCGCACTCAAAAAGGCTTCGGCAATTGGTCCATTACGAAGCAGGAGCTGCTGCTGCTGTCGGCTGCCCTGGTGGCCTTCAATTATGTAGATAAGGCAAAAAGCGGTGTAGTCACCACGATGCTCTCCACCAACATTACTAATATTGTAATCGCGCAGCAGGCCTCGATTGCCGCTGCCGCCGCCGCATCGGCTGCTGCGGCTTCTTCCTCCAGCTGA
- a CDS encoding glycosyltransferase family 39 protein — translation MVKRIQRTLYVILAFFIGLFIASSFFLRAEYNYFAYGDTPVLAKQKLVLFMVLIAAVLALSAVLYRMCLKLDKYSPRIVIPATLLFSCAIQIVIIFLFTRLPTDDSQTVLSLARDMLYRNDYSSFDTSGYLHMFPFQFSIVLYLKTLLYLFPDNYLVIKSFNILFSLVTTLMIYLLYKELNPTSKRQDYGVLVFAATYLPSLFMSNLIYNDVIATAFLTSALYFAVRFTRTTSYKDILLTAILLAAGNYFRSIGVIFLITVLLTLLFHMRTLGWKKVIPPVILTVLLFNVPGWTQNAVLQGTHTVEESPNQNSAPVYMWLNMGVNLETFGFWDNRESYSIYQQDAGYNKAESTRLFKASIADKFSKATAGELVNMYYKKLIWTWTEGTYQIERYGIGNDGSSSSGGRMGFVMDRYVYTTFASDWFKGDSNARSGLLWTLYVLNILMYACILVRLIGGIKAKRYAETPLILVILGFIGFYLLWEIKSRYIYPVYPLLIVFSYMGFKDVYDYTFGKRGA, via the coding sequence ATGGTAAAGAGAATTCAACGAACACTGTATGTGATATTGGCTTTTTTCATCGGGCTTTTTATCGCTTCGTCTTTTTTTCTCCGGGCGGAGTATAACTATTTCGCTTACGGCGACACGCCGGTTCTGGCAAAGCAAAAGCTGGTTCTTTTTATGGTGCTGATCGCAGCCGTCCTCGCCTTAAGCGCCGTTCTGTACAGAATGTGCCTGAAGCTGGATAAGTACAGCCCTAGGATTGTTATTCCGGCCACGCTGTTATTTTCCTGTGCGATCCAAATCGTAATCATTTTTCTATTTACCCGCTTGCCGACGGATGATTCACAGACAGTGCTGTCGCTGGCCAGGGATATGCTGTACCGGAACGATTATTCCTCCTTTGACACCAGCGGTTATCTTCACATGTTCCCGTTCCAATTCTCAATTGTCCTGTACTTAAAGACACTGCTGTACCTGTTCCCGGATAATTATCTGGTCATCAAAAGCTTCAATATCCTGTTTTCGCTCGTCACTACTTTAATGATCTACCTGCTATACAAAGAGCTCAACCCTACATCCAAGCGACAGGACTATGGAGTCCTGGTCTTTGCTGCCACTTACCTTCCTTCGCTGTTCATGAGTAATCTCATCTATAATGACGTGATTGCTACCGCTTTTCTGACCAGTGCATTATATTTTGCTGTAAGATTCACCAGAACCACTTCATATAAAGACATCCTGCTTACAGCCATTCTGCTGGCGGCCGGGAATTATTTCCGCAGCATCGGCGTTATTTTTCTGATAACGGTTCTGCTTACCCTTCTATTTCATATGCGGACCCTCGGATGGAAAAAGGTCATCCCTCCAGTAATCCTAACGGTTCTGCTGTTCAATGTTCCGGGCTGGACGCAAAATGCTGTGCTGCAGGGAACGCATACCGTGGAGGAATCCCCCAACCAAAACTCAGCGCCTGTCTACATGTGGCTGAATATGGGCGTCAACCTGGAGACGTTCGGGTTCTGGGATAACCGGGAGAGCTACAGCATTTATCAGCAGGATGCGGGCTATAACAAGGCGGAAAGCACCAGGCTGTTCAAGGCGTCTATTGCCGATAAGTTCTCGAAGGCCACTGCAGGCGAATTAGTGAATATGTATTATAAAAAGCTCATTTGGACCTGGACCGAAGGCACATACCAGATAGAGAGATACGGCATAGGAAATGACGGTTCGTCCAGCAGCGGAGGCAGAATGGGCTTTGTGATGGACCGCTATGTATACACTACATTTGCTTCGGACTGGTTCAAGGGGGATTCGAATGCCAGAAGCGGGCTGCTCTGGACGCTGTATGTCCTGAATATCCTGATGTATGCTTGTATTCTTGTGCGGTTAATCGGTGGAATAAAAGCAAAGCGGTATGCGGAAACCCCGCTGATTCTGGTCATTCTGGGGTTCATCGGGTTCTATCTGTTATGGGAAATCAAGTCCCGTTACATTTACCCGGTATATCCGCTGCTGATTGTATTTTCTTATATGGGATTTAAGGACGTATATGATTATACGTTTGGAAAGAGGGGGGCTTAG
- a CDS encoding ClbS/DfsB family four-helix bundle protein — MASYEYSSKKDLLEAIHSKYVLLDAEFEDVDTSQKDVRIPGVDKTPAEIIAYQLGWLQLVMGWDKDEREGRAVIMPSPGYKWNQLGGLYQSFYEAYAEYSLPELRDLFRQIEQQWLDWVGTLTEEELFIQGIRQWTGSKENWPMARWIHINSVAPFTSFRAKIRKWKKHLHLYKLNL, encoded by the coding sequence ATGGCAAGCTATGAATATTCGTCCAAGAAGGATTTGTTGGAGGCCATCCACAGCAAATATGTGCTGCTGGATGCGGAATTTGAAGATGTCGATACGAGTCAAAAAGATGTGAGAATTCCCGGGGTGGATAAAACGCCCGCCGAGATTATCGCCTACCAGCTGGGCTGGCTTCAGCTTGTGATGGGTTGGGACAAGGATGAACGGGAGGGCAGAGCGGTTATTATGCCTTCTCCCGGCTATAAATGGAATCAGCTTGGAGGACTGTACCAGTCTTTTTACGAAGCATACGCCGAGTATTCCCTGCCCGAACTGCGGGACTTATTCCGGCAGATTGAGCAACAGTGGCTGGATTGGGTGGGCACGCTGACGGAAGAAGAACTGTTCATCCAGGGAATCCGCCAATGGACAGGCAGCAAGGAGAACTGGCCGATGGCCCGGTGGATTCATATCAATTCGGTGGCCCCGTTCACAAGCTTCCGGGCAAAAATCAGAAAGTGGAAGAAACACCTTCATCTATATAAATTGAACTTGTGA
- a CDS encoding type I restriction-modification system subunit M, with translation MLTGEVRNKVDKIWSDIWAGGISNPLTVIEQLTYLMFIRSLDEKELENESFEALSGEKMPKIFPENEEGQELRWSKFKTKDARIIYDIVSTKVFPFIKAMNGANTTAFSRYMQDAMFLVPTPQVLQKMITGLDELYEHDIKNLDMQGDLYEYMLGKLASAGQNGQFRTPKHIRDLMVRLIAPTPNDKIVDPACGTAGFLVSSAEYIREKYEAEMTSEQWEHFSGEMFSGYDTDRTMLRLSAMNLMLHSISQPHIDYVDSVSRQNNTASAYDIVLANPPFTGTVDAESINENLRTITDTKKTELLFVALFLRILRKGGRCACIVPDGVLFGSTKAHKSLRKELVENHQLQAVISMPSGVFKPYAGVSTAILLFTKTDAGGTDKVWFYDMKADGYSLDDKRSPIAANDIPDIIARYHNLEGEADRQPTEPSFLVDKSAIEANDYDLSINRYKEVVYEKVEYDKPEVIMTRLDELSLDISSKMEELRGLLGE, from the coding sequence ATGCTGACAGGAGAAGTTCGCAACAAGGTTGATAAAATATGGTCGGATATATGGGCAGGCGGAATTAGTAATCCCCTTACCGTTATTGAACAACTTACCTATCTGATGTTTATTCGCTCTCTGGATGAGAAGGAACTGGAGAATGAGAGCTTTGAAGCTTTAAGCGGTGAAAAGATGCCGAAGATTTTCCCTGAGAACGAAGAGGGACAAGAACTGCGCTGGAGTAAATTCAAAACCAAAGATGCCCGTATCATCTATGATATTGTCAGTACGAAGGTGTTTCCGTTTATCAAAGCCATGAATGGAGCGAACACGACGGCCTTCTCGCGCTATATGCAGGATGCCATGTTTCTGGTTCCTACCCCGCAAGTATTGCAAAAGATGATCACAGGTCTTGATGAACTGTATGAACATGATATCAAAAACCTGGATATGCAGGGCGACCTGTACGAGTACATGCTAGGAAAGCTGGCTTCGGCTGGTCAAAACGGCCAGTTCAGAACGCCCAAGCATATTCGCGATCTGATGGTGCGTCTGATTGCGCCTACACCAAATGACAAGATCGTTGACCCGGCTTGTGGTACAGCGGGTTTCCTTGTCTCTTCTGCCGAATATATCCGCGAAAAATATGAGGCTGAGATGACCAGCGAGCAGTGGGAGCATTTCTCGGGTGAAATGTTCTCCGGTTATGATACCGATAGAACGATGCTGCGTCTGTCCGCCATGAATCTGATGCTCCATTCCATTAGCCAGCCCCATATAGATTACGTGGACAGTGTGTCCAGACAAAATAATACAGCATCCGCCTATGATATTGTGCTCGCCAATCCACCATTCACCGGAACAGTAGACGCGGAGAGCATCAACGAAAACTTAAGAACGATCACAGATACCAAAAAGACAGAGCTTTTGTTCGTGGCCCTCTTCCTGCGCATTCTGCGCAAAGGCGGACGCTGTGCATGTATCGTGCCTGACGGCGTGCTGTTTGGTTCGACCAAGGCGCATAAGTCTCTTCGCAAAGAACTGGTAGAGAACCATCAGCTTCAGGCGGTGATCTCCATGCCAAGTGGCGTGTTCAAACCTTATGCTGGGGTCAGCACGGCGATTCTCTTGTTCACCAAGACAGATGCAGGCGGCACGGATAAAGTGTGGTTTTACGATATGAAAGCGGACGGTTATTCTCTCGATGATAAACGTTCTCCTATTGCGGCTAACGATATCCCGGATATCATCGCCCGTTATCATAACCTCGAAGGTGAAGCCGACCGTCAACCAACAGAGCCTAGCTTCCTGGTGGACAAGTCTGCGATTGAAGCGAATGACTATGATCTGTCGATAAATAGATATAAAGAGGTTGTGTATGAAAAGGTAGAGTATGACAAGCCAGAAGTGATTATGACTCGTCTGGATGAGTTGAGCCTTGATATTTCCTCTAAGATGGAGGAGTTGAGGGGGTTGTTGGGTGAGTAA
- a CDS encoding restriction endonuclease subunit S, protein MSKWEKVKLGDVVTLLNGRAYKQDELLDEGATPVLRVGNFFSNRGWYYSDLQLEENKYCDKGDLLYAWSASFGPKIWDGPRAIYHYHIWKIVLSEHVEKGYMYYLLQQSTKAIMNQGRGIEMIHATKGGMEKMLIPLPPLETQKQIANTLEVAAELLAMRKQQLAELDNLIKSTFYDMFGNPVTNEKGWELKHIGDFSMVKIGPFGSLLHVEDYIEDGFPLVNPSHIVGNKIVPDMNLTLSPEKFNELKGYVMEKGDIVVGRRGEIGRCAVVENEGFLCGTGSMFIRIENDFLPMVLQRIISSDPMRSILEHQSVGVTMKNLNAGTISNLVVPMIPLLLQTQFANIVTKIEEQKALVKKAIDETQYLFDSLMSEYFE, encoded by the coding sequence GTGAGTAAGTGGGAGAAGGTGAAGTTGGGGGATGTTGTAACGCTTCTAAATGGGCGTGCATATAAGCAAGATGAATTGTTGGATGAGGGGGCTACTCCTGTGTTAAGAGTGGGTAACTTCTTTTCTAACAGAGGGTGGTACTACTCTGATTTACAACTAGAAGAAAATAAGTATTGTGATAAAGGAGATTTACTATATGCTTGGTCTGCTTCATTTGGACCGAAGATATGGGATGGACCAAGGGCTATCTACCATTATCATATATGGAAAATCGTACTTAGTGAGCATGTTGAAAAAGGATATATGTATTACTTACTTCAACAAAGTACAAAAGCCATAATGAATCAGGGCCGGGGAATTGAAATGATTCATGCAACAAAAGGTGGTATGGAAAAAATGTTGATCCCACTTCCACCGCTCGAAACACAAAAACAAATTGCCAATACATTAGAAGTCGCCGCAGAACTGCTTGCCATGCGTAAACAGCAGCTTGCCGAGCTGGACAATCTGATCAAATCAACTTTTTACGATATGTTTGGTAATCCTGTCACTAATGAAAAGGGATGGGAATTAAAACATATTGGTGACTTTTCAATGGTGAAGATAGGCCCATTTGGTAGTTTGCTTCACGTAGAGGATTATATAGAGGATGGATTTCCACTTGTCAATCCATCGCACATAGTTGGAAACAAGATCGTGCCGGATATGAACTTGACTTTAAGTCCTGAGAAATTTAATGAACTAAAAGGCTATGTTATGGAAAAGGGGGACATAGTCGTTGGACGTAGAGGGGAAATAGGGCGTTGCGCGGTTGTGGAGAATGAAGGTTTTCTTTGCGGGACAGGAAGTATGTTTATCAGAATAGAAAATGATTTTTTACCTATGGTTCTACAGCGCATTATTTCATCAGATCCGATGCGATCTATATTAGAACATCAATCTGTTGGTGTAACAATGAAGAACTTGAATGCAGGTACTATTTCGAATTTGGTGGTTCCAATGATCCCCTTGTTACTCCAAACCCAATTTGCCAACATCGTAACCAAAATCGAAGAACAAAAAGCCCTCGTCAAAAAAGCCATAGACGAGACGCAGTACCTCTTCGACAGCCTAATGAGCGAGTACTTCGAATAA